Proteins co-encoded in one Yamadazyma tenuis chromosome 1, complete sequence genomic window:
- a CDS encoding uncharacterized protein (COG:S; EggNog:ENOG503NXMA), with protein MVDPNCYKLVSPTNVTDYSPCYVALFDPINQFNQSLESRKLRFISSINNWITTHQEIGYLKIPSITQIIEKHSANTSKSSSPSKVLKPRLTLKNDSSKFQFKSRDEKTQSSKSNGLSLLERIKLKEQQSKQQKQQETPEAQREDYLQGKLESIYNIIYQINGEQNKPTSFTLTGLTQIVKDSLHYPTHEEDIQECLELLAKRLNHAIIITTRGGLSVVKVMKLDREGDLESLKSNKTVHAFYTACK; from the coding sequence ATGGTGGACCCGAACTGCTACAAGCTCGTGAGTCCCACCAATGTTACCGACTACTCTCCCTGTTATGTGGCCTTATTTGATCCCATCAACCAGTTCAATCAGCTGCTCGAATCACGAAAATTGCGTTTTATCAGCCTGATAAACAATTGGATCACAACCCACCAGGAAATTGGGTACTTGAAAATCCCTTCAATTACCCAGATAATTGAAAAACACAGTGCAAACACCAGcaaatcatcatctccttcaaaagTTCTCAAACCTAGGCTTACCCTCAAGAATGACTCGTCCAAGTTCCAATTCAAACTGCGAGATGAGAAGACCCAATCGTCTAAAAGCAATGGTTTGTCTCTTCTTGAACGTATAAAGTTAAAGGAACAACAATCGAAGCAGCAGAAGCAACAAGAGACCCCAGAAGCACAAAGAGAGGATTATTTGCAAGGTAAGTTGGAGTCGATTTACAACATCATCTACCAAATCAACGGTGAGCAGAACAAACCTACCAGTTTTACCTTGACAGGACTCACACAAATAGTAAAGGATAGTCTTCATTATCCCACACACGAAGAAGATATTCAGGAGTGTTTGGAGTTGTTAGCCAAAAGACTCAACCATGCCATCATTATCACCACTCGTGGAGGGCTTTCGGtggtgaaggtgatgaagCTTGATAGAGAAGGCGACTTAGAGTCgttgaagtcaaacaaAACTGTGCATGCATTCTATACGGCATGTAAATAG
- the SPF1 gene encoding putative cation-transporting ATPase 1 (COG:P; EggNog:ENOG503NV0M), with translation MSQTNFVDNAAVVGTELLVPKAFLARPYVWPFAIIYPIFLQVYFFQYDVYIKGQEWTFVYLMALGSFNMLFWLMPFWNIDINTKFNYSKVNTIDEAKYIKVDPAPNSGTGEICLISREKFPDGETQISFAYQKRRHLLHSETGKFSPPQYLVDQLPKLSVFQSSTGLKGDLEKLARNYGANRFDIPLPTFLELFQEHAVAPFFVFQVFCVALWCMDEQWYYSLFSLFMLVSFEMTTVFQRRTTMAEFQSMGIKPYPIYVHRDGKWVKLQTDGLLPGDLVSLTRTSEDSALPCDLLLVDGSAIVNEAMLSGESTPLLKESIKLRPGEQSIEPEGFDKNSLLHGGTMALQVTQPEDPIVPLAPDNGSLAYVIKTGFETSQGSLVRTMVYSSERVDVGNKESFFFILFLLVFAVAASWYVWVEGTRMGRIQSKLILDCIIVITSVVPPELPMELTMAVNSSLSALQKFYIYCTEPFRIPLAGRIDVCCFDKTGTLTAEDLVFEGLAGFNPDDIHHLYSAEEAPETTSWVLGSAHALVKLDDGEVVGDSMEQATLKAAKWSVGDKDSVERSRGNGKMEKIKILRRFQFSSALKRSSSISSINTLQGKNLVSVKGAPETLRNMIVDLPATYEETYKSFTRAGSRVLALGYKYLPPTVNATKIAREDIESKLIFAGFIVFHCPLKDDAIETIKMLNESSHRCIMITGDNPLTACHVAKEVRITTKDTLILDAPEEHHEVGGHNLVWRNVDETVVIPVKAADKIDTSLFKKYDICLTGYALNYLVSHEQILDLLKHTWVFARVSPAQKEYLLNTLKDAGYKTLMCGDGTNDVGALKQAHIGVALLNGTEDGLKKIAENRKIGATVKVYEKQIALFQNWGKPPPPAPLIIAHLYPPGPSNPKYLEAMKKKGVEITSQMEKTVEYAMKTGKTITVDKSKAAQAGAGGIGDAFLTALNDAEEEDEAPTLKLGDASVAAPFTSKLANVSAVIHIIRQGRCALVATIQMYKILALNCLISAYSLSVLYLAGIKFGDAQATISGILLSVCFLSISRGKPLEKLSKERPQDGIFNKYIMGSILGQFAIHIITLVYITREIYILEPREPQVDLEKEFSPSLLNTGMFLLQLAQQVSTFAVNYQGEPFKENISSNKGMYYGLLGVAGLALSGSTEFMPELNEAMQFVKMDVEFKTKLTGSILLDLGATYGIEILLKFLYMNSAPADIAIRDEEEEKSDISA, from the coding sequence ATGTCGCAGACAAACTTTGTTGATAATGCGGCCGTCGTGGGCACCGAGTTGTTGGTTCCCAAGGCATTCCTCGCCCGGCCCTACGTGTGGCCTTTTGCCATTATCTACCCAATTTTCCTCCAGGTATATTTCTTCCAGTATGATGTATACATCAAGGGCCAGGAATGGACGTTTGTCTACCTTATGGCCCTCGGCTCCTTCAACATGTTGTTCTGGTTGATGCCCTTTTGGAACATCgacatcaacaccaagttcaactaTTCGAAGGTGAACACCATTGACGAGGCAAAATATATTAAGGTGGATCCTGCCCCTAATTCAGGTACGGGTGAAATCTGTTTGATCTCTAGAGAAAAGTTCCCTGATGGCGAAACCCAGATCAGCTTTGCCTACCAAAAGAGACGCCATTTGTTACACTCTGAAACTGGTAAGTTCAGTCCCCCTCAATATTTGGTGGACCAGTTGCCCAAGTTAAGTGTGTTTCAAAGTTCTACCGGGTTAAAAGGcgacttggaaaagttggCCAGAAACTATGGTGCCAACCGATTCGACATTCCGTTACCAACGTTTTTGGAATTATTCCAAGAACATGCTGTTGCTCCATTTTTTGTTTTCCAGGTGTTCTGCGTGGCGTTATGGTGTATGGATGAACAATGGTACTACTCATTGTTTTCGTTATTTATGTTGGTCTCCTTCGAGATGACCACTGtgttccaaagaagaaccacCATGGCAGAATTCCAGAGTATGGGTATCAAACCATACCCAATTTATGTTCATCGTGATGGCAAATGGGTAAAGTTGCAAACTGATGGCTTATTACCAGGCGACTTGGTTTCTTTAACTAGAACCAGTGAAGATAGTGCTTTGCCCTGTGACTTGTTATTGGTGGACGGTTCTGCCATTGTTAATGAGGCCATGTTGTCGGGTGAATCCACTCCTTTGTTGAAAGAGTCTATCAAGTTGAGACCCGGTGAACAATCCATTGAGCCTGAAGGGTTTGATAAGAATTCGTTATTGCACGGTGGTACTATGGCATTGCAAGTTACTCAACCTGAAGACCCAATTGTTCCTTTGGCTCCTGATAATGGTTCTTTGGCCTATGTCATCAAGACTGGGTTCGAGACCTCTCAAGGGTCCTTGGTGCGTACCATGGTGTACTCGAGTGAAAGAGTCGATGTGGGCAACAAGgaatctttcttcttcattttgtTCTTATTGGTGTTCGCCGTGGCTGCCTCGTGGTACGTTTGGGTTGAAGGTACAAGAATGGGAAGAATCCAGAGtaagttgattttggattGTATCATTGTCATCACCTCTGTGGTTCCACCAGAATTGCCCATGGAATTGACCATGGCCGTTAACAGTTCGTTATCTGCCTTGCAAAAGTTCTACATATACTGTACTGAACCTTTCAGAATTCCTTTGGCAGGTAGAATTGACGTGTGTTGTTTTGATAAAACCGGTACTTTGACCGCTGAAgatttggtgtttgaagGGTTAGCTGGGTTCAATCCAGATGATATCCACCACTTGTACTCGGCTGAAGAAGCTCCAGAAACTACTTCCTGGGTGTTGGGATCTGCTCACGCTTTGGTGAAATTGGATGATGGTGAAGTGGTCGGCGATTCTATGGAACAAGCTACTTTGAAAGCAGCTAAATGGTCTGTTGGTGATAAGGATTCGGTTGAAAGAAGTAGAGGTAATGGAAAGATGGAAAAGATTAAGATCTTAAgaagattccaattctcTTCAGCTTTGAAGAGATCTTCTTCTATTTCTTCCATTAATACTTTACAGGGAAAGAACTTGGTTAGTGTTAAAGGTGCTCCAGAGACTTTGCGTAATATGATTGTCGATTTGCCTGCCACATATGAAGAAACGTACAAGTCTTTTACCAGAGCTGGTTCCAGAGTCTTGGCCTTGGGTTACAAATATTTACCTCCTACTGTGAATGCCACCAAGATTGCTAGAGAAGACATTGAGTCTAAGTTAATTTTTGCCGGGTTTATTGTTTTCCACTGTCCATTAAAGGACGATGCCATCGAAACCATCAAGATGTTGAACGAATCTTCCCATCGGTGTATAATGATTACTGGTGATAATCCTTTAACTGCTTGTCATGTTGCTAAAGAAGTTCGTATCACTACCAAAGATACCTTGATTTTAGATGCTCCTGAAGAGCatcatgaagttggaggtCACAACTTGGTATGGAGAAACGTTGATGAGACTGTTGTGATCCCAGTGAAGGCTGCCGACAAGATTGACACtagcttgttcaagaagtatGATATTTGTCTTACTGGATATGCTTTAAACTACTTGGTTTCTCACGAACAGATTTTGGATTTGCTCAAGCACACCTGGGTGTTTGCTAGAGTTTCACCTGCTCAAAAGgaatacttgttgaacacgTTAAAAGATGCTGGATACAAGACCTTGATGTGTGGAGATGGTACCAACGATGTTGGTGCTTTGAAACAGGCTCACATTGGTGTGGCTTTATTGAACGGTACTGAAGATGGATTGAAAAAGATTGCTGAAAACAGAAAAATCGGTGCTACTGTCAAGGTGTATGAAAAGCAGATTGCTTTGTTCCAAAACTGGGGCAAACCACCTCCACCTGCTCCTTTGATTATTGCTCATTTGTATCCACCTGGACCTTCTAACCCTAAGTATTTGGAAGctatgaagaagaaaggtgttgaaatcaCTTCTCAAATGGAAAAGACTGTTGAATATGCAATGAAAACAGGAAAAACTATCACTGTTGATAAATCTAAGGCTGCTCAGGCTGGTGCTGGCGGAATTGGTGATGCATTCTTGACTGCTTTGAACgatgctgaagaagaagacgaagcTCCTACCTTGAAATTGGGAGATGCATCTGTGGCAGCTCCATTTACGTCCAAATTGGCCAATGTTTCTGCTGTGATCCACATCATTCGTCAAGGTCGTTGTGCATTGGTGGCCACCATTCAAATGTACAAAATTTTGGCTTTGAACTGTTTGATTTCTGCTTACTCGTTGTCTGTGTTGTATTTGGCCGGTAtcaagtttggtgatgcACAAGCCACGATTTCCGGTATCTTATTGTCTGTTTGTTTCTTGTCCATCTCCAGAGGTAAGCCATTGGAAAAGCTTTCAAAGGAAAGACCACAAGATGggattttcaacaagtatatCATGGGGTCTATCTTGGGACAATTTGCTATTCACATTATCACCTTGGTTTACATTACCCGTGAAATTTACATCTTGGAACCAAGAGAACCTCAGGTGGATTTAGAAAAGGAGTTCTCTCCTTCATTGTTGAACACTGGTATGTTTTTATTACAATTGGCCCAACAAGTGTCTACATTTGCTGTCAACTACCAAGGTGAACCATTCAAGGAAAACATCTCCCTGAACAAGGGTATGTACTATGGTTTATTGGGGGTTGCTGGTTTGGCATTGTCTGGATCCACCGAATTCATGCCTGAATTGAACGAAGCTATGCAATTCGTCAAGATGGATGTAGAGTTCAAGACCAAGTTGACTGGATCCATTCTCCTTGATTTGGGTGCTACATATGGTAttgagattttgttgaagtttttgtaCATGAACTCAGCACCTGCCGATATTGCGATTAgagacgaagaagaggaaaagCTGGACATTAGTGCTTAG
- a CDS encoding uncharacterized protein (EggNog:ENOG503NW5I; COG:Q): protein MITNINEHNLFVIRLSLTMSFNEIPSLDLSLALDPSTKPQFLQQLRYALIDVGFLLLKNYESVGPSPDDFQSIKHQTEAFFRLPQSVKDGCSMLNSRHFLGYNKLANEITSKHTDWREQVDLANELPAPGADEPIYRNIEGPNEWPDASHIPEFKPVVLNYISNMNRLATVFRKLVCEALEVPADSMDGYFKPNQQTKMKIVAYPDVSQLKQESSKSNVLDDDFSTGQGCGPHRDSDLLTYIFQVTNHQNSLQVQNFQGKWITVPFIPNTLVVNVGQTLEAITQGVCKATIHRVVIPEPGTGTRISVPFFQTIDLDSKKSMLDNIPARVLQLKEERDAKIKDWAVDTGFQFTPEIDKYPVGHYVFRNRIKSHQDVAAKWYPDILQDVLSSY from the coding sequence ATGATCACGAATATAAATGAACACAATTTATTTGTCATTCGACTTTCTTTAACCATGTCGTTCAACGAGATCCCCAGCCTTGATCTCAGCCTAGCGCTCGACCCCAGCACTAAGcctcaatttcttcaacagctTAGATATGCCTTAATAGATGTCGGATTCCTTCTACTCAAAAACTACGAATCGGTGGGTCCGTCGCCCGATGACTTCCAGTCGATCAAACACCAGACAGAAGCCTTCTTCCGACTTCCGCAGTCCGTGAAAGACGGATGCTCCATGCTCAACAGCCGTCATTTTTTGGGATACAACAAGCTCGCCAACGAAATCACCAGTAAGCACACCGACTGGCGGGAACAggtggacttggccaacgaGTTGCCGGCCCCCGGTGCGGACGAACCCATATACCGCAACATTGAGGGCCCTAATGAGTGGCCCGATGCTCTGCACATTCCGGAGTTTAAGCCGGTGGTTTTGAACTATATCTCCAACATGAACAGACTCGCAACTGTTTTCCGAAAATTGGTATGTGAGGCGCTCGAAGTGCCTGCCGACTCAATGGACGGGTACTTTAAGCCCAACCAGCAGACCAAAATGAAGATTGTGGCCTATCCTGATGTGTCGCAGTTGAAACAAGAACTGTCCAAATCCAACGTGTTGGACGATGACTTCTCTACCGGCCAGGGATGTGGCCCTCACCGGGACTCGGATCTCCTCACGTATATTTTCCAGGTGaccaaccaccaaaattCTCTCCAAGTGCAGAACTTCCAGGGAAAGTGGATCACGGTACCGTTTATTCCCAACACTCTTGTGGTAAATGTGGGGCAAACCTTGGAAGCCATCACCCAGGGAGTGTGTAAGGCCACCATTCACCGGGTGGTGATCCCGGAACCGGGCACCGGCACCAGGATCTCGGTGCCTTTCTTTCAGACCATCGACTTGGACTCTAAGAAGCTGATGTTGGATAACATTCCTGCCAGGGTGTTGCAACTTAAGGAAGAAAGAGATGCCAAAATAAAGGATTGGGCCGTTGACACCGGGTTCCAGTTCACGCCCGAAATCGACAAGTACCCGGTGGGACATTATGTGTTTAGGAATAGAATCAAATCTCATCAGGatgtggctgcaaaatggTATCCTGATATTTTGCAGGATGTTCTTAGTTCGTATTGA
- the TPC1 gene encoding mitochondrial thiamine pyrophosphate transporter (EggNog:ENOG503NZKI; COG:C): MPHERKDHLQQGADVSPYKSLVAGSISGAVARAITAPLDTVKIRLQLQTAPLKDYLGVSHTFKNIVRNEGVIGLWKGNVPAEIMYILYGATQFTSYSILNKALTQAQDNVPILRFSRPTHSLIVGAG; the protein is encoded by the exons ATGCCTCACGAGAGAAAGgaccacctccaacaagGAGCCGACGTCTCACCTTACAAGTCGCTTGTGGCGGGATCTATCTCGGGTGCGGTTGCACG GGCCATCACCGCTCCGTTGGATACGGTGAAAATACGTTTACAGCTCCAGACAGCCCCCCTAAAAGACTATTTGGGGGTCTCCCAcaccttcaaaaacatcgTCCGCAATGAAGGCGTCATTGGTCTTTGGAAAGGAAACGTCCCGGCAGAAATCATGTACATTTTGTATGGAGCCACGCAGTTTACTTCCTACTCCATTCTTAATAAAGCACTTACACAAGCCCAGGATAACGTTCCCATCTTAAGGTTCAGCCGTCCCACACACTCGCTTATAGTGGGCGCCG GTTAG
- a CDS encoding uncharacterized protein (EggNog:ENOG503PVE4) has protein sequence MAHEAKYNKQWNDKQWDKLETYLVEFGQLNVDNEYLYNLQLQFLSKYISSDIPSIKNNMAELISNKSVYSRDEFNWESNKMKLMNEVDNIILSFNLSPYQDLTKPPIKNTKTSSTKAASAAPIVAQEPPPRPPPIPLTQEPFKQKIEMPKLSKTQRRMSLDLMQTRPQSTTNPFIIHTRTNSLSKPALTSTSTVNVLTKAEIGKLQDNPPPQKVNDPRKFNLTSIIPKRRVAKEPVSNTTNTEVTLSAVDKRNRRASLVGENLPTYIKDQLSLVGGNKKQLNKKQSRLQNLLSNSESLYVHNKDSSSLKSDTRTGTSDYNTSNHTESDDDKEYVSPNSLTRYYEDNDEDEDEVDFVNVDGSFSDESDEHDEHNEHNGEDDDDDYLFKF, from the exons ATGGCTCACGAGGCAAAGTACAATAAA CAATGGAACGACAAGCAATGGGATAAACTTGAAACGTACCTCGTGGAGTTCGGCCAATTGAACGTTGACAACGAGTATCTTTATAACCTTCAGCTACAGTTTCTAAGCAAGTACATTTCCAGTGACATTCCCagcatcaagaacaacatGGCCGAGTTGATCAGTAACAAGTCAGTCTACTCACGGGATGAGTTTAACTGGGAATCCAACaagatgaagttgatgaacgAGGTCGATAACATCATCCTTTCTTTTAATCTTCTGCCGTACCAGGACCTAACCAAACCACCTATAAAAAATACCAAAAcctcctccaccaaagCGGCATCGGCTGCTCCCATAGTGGCACAAGAGCCTCCACCACGCCCTCCACCCATTCCATTAACACAAGAGCCATTCAAACAGAAAATCGAAATGCCCAAATTGTCAAAAACCCAGAGAAGAATGtcgttggacttgatgCAAACAAGGCCCCAatccaccacaaacccgTTTATCATCCATACACGTACCAATAGCTTGAGTAAGCCGGCCCTAACAAGTACTTCGACTGTGAATGTGCTAACCAAGGCCGAAATAGGCAAGTTGCAAGATAACCCTCCGCCACAAAAGGTAAACGACCCCAGgaaattcaacttgacgCTGATAATTCCCAAGCGCAGAGTGGCCAAGGAACCGGTAAGCAATACCACAAACACGGAAGTCACGTTGTCGGCGGTGGATAAACGAAACCGAAGAGCGTCTCTTGTGGGGGAAAATCTACCAACCTATATTAAAGACCAGCTTCTGCTTGTGGGGGGAAACAAAAAgcagttgaacaaaaagCAGTCTCGACTCCAGAACCTTCTTTCCAACTCCGAGTCGCTTTACGTCCACAATAAAGATTCCTCCAGCTTAAAATCAGATACTCGCACCGGAACCTCTGACTACAACACCTCCAACCACACGGAGTCAGATGACGATAAGGAGTACGTTCTGCCCAACCTGTTGACGCGGTACTACGAAGACAACGACgaggatgaggatgagGTGGACTTTGTGAATGTAGACGGTAGTTTCAGTGATGAGAGCGATGAGCATGATGAGCATAATGAGCACAACGGAGAagatgacgacgacgactatttattcaagttctag
- a CDS encoding uncharacterized protein (EggNog:ENOG503P45G) — protein sequence MTNHTDSEPQRRPNPKGWTQPKAPYNPYDPTDVRPPEGYPSEFSIPGNAPSGFSSIPKEATQYKKVNQTMKKLNYTPRPLSEVYPGQYKVLRKIDTYNRLNIGSKWFGTFLTSTLVIYGLFFYRWNDGYENVTSDFYRARLRLKETMLRLTDEEYNDLYYPKGSNIVVKKVRDTDYIPEDIRRTKEGSMALNRPAERHVLEAQRIQQQREEAKLREDSAVVEKKKSKWWIF from the coding sequence ATGACAAACCATACGGATTCCGAACCGCAAAGAAGACCAAACCCCAAAGGTTGGACCCAGCCCAAGGCTCCATACAACCCATATGATCCCACAGATGTGCGCCCTCCAGAAGGGTATCCTTCTGAGTTCAGTATTCCGGGAAATGCGCCATCTGGATTCTCCTCGATTCCCAAAGAGGCCACCCAGTATAAGAAAGTCAACCAAACCATGAAAAAGCTCAACTATACGCCCCGGCCACTAAGCGAAGTTTATCCAGGCCAATACAAGGTGTTACGAAAGATTGATACGTATAATCGGTTGAACATAGGTAGTAAATGGTTTGGGACATTTCTTACCTCAACCCTAGTGATATATGGGCTCTTTTTTTATAGGTGGAACGATGGCTATGAGAATGTCACTCTGGACTTCTACCGAGCACGGTTACGGTTGAAGGAGACCATGTTGAGACTCACGGATGAAGAGTATAATGATTTGTACTATCCTAAGGGCAGTAATATTGTTGTGAAGAAGGTGAGGGATACTGATTATATTCCTGAGGACATCAGACGAACCAAGGAAGGGAGCATGGCATTGAATAGACCGGCTGAAAGACATGTTTTGGAGGCCCAGAGAATCCAGCagcaaagagaagaagccaagttgagagaagaTAGTgcggtggtggagaagaagaagagtaaGTGGTGGATATTTTGA
- the GUP1 gene encoding glycerol transporter (COG:T; EggNog:ENOG503NUBT; BUSCO:EOG0926235L) — protein MKVLDDILSFFALETLDTRLFPPSDLVKRESIKKKVNPKSRWGTLEFKIYLLVFAVFVPLLYKTAMDASNETNPNYPRYERLLSPGWMFGRKVDNSDSQYRFFRDNFPLLVGLIVIHVTLRRVVSPLLGLTKRTQFDFGFGLVFLFGAHGFNVFKVFIHLGINYAIGKYIKSHKVAYYATWIYGISSLFLNDRYRSFKFGVNFVDYGFKGIIERWDVFYNFTLLRMLSFNLDYLERKQALYDSKKEIKEDKLVGLDDRQRLSAPFDIGEYSLFNYVAYLTYTPLFIAGPILTFNDYLYQSNYETLASVKNHKRTFVYGVRFLFCVLVMEFLLHFIYVVAVSKAKAWTGDTPFQISMIGLFNLNIIWLKLLIPWRMFRLWALIDGIDPPENMIRCMDNNYSALAFWRAWHRSFNRFIVRYIYVPMGGGGQNRILNSLLVFSFVAIWHDIELKLLLWGWLVVLFLLPEITATLYFQKYSGKWWFRYLCSVGAVLNIWMMMIANLFGFCLGKDGTTLLLREIFETFDGIKFFVVSSAVLFAATQVMFEMRNSERRKGIDVRC, from the coding sequence AtgaaggtgttggatgATATTCTTTCCTTCTTCGCATTGGAGACGTTGGACACGCGTCTTTTCCCTCCACTGGACTTGGTGAAGCGGGAATCGATCAAAAAAAAGGTCAATCCCAAATCTCGGTGGGGAACTCTTGAATTTAAAATTTACTTATTGGTGTTTGCTGTATTTGTGCCATTGTTGTATAAGACGGCCATGGATGCCTCGAATGAAACCAACCCCAATTATCCCCGGTACGAGCGGCTATTGAGCCCTGGATGGATGTTTGGAAGGAAAGTCGACAATTCTGACCTGCAATATCGGTTTTTCAGAGATAACTTCCCGCTACTTGTGGGGTTGATTGTGATACATGTCACATTGAGACGGGTGGTGAGCCCCTTGTTGGGTTTGACGAAGCGCACGCAGTTTGACTTTGGCTTTGGCTTGGTGTTCTTGTTTGGAGCTCACGGGTTCAATGTATTCAAGGTGTTCATTCATCTTGGTATCAATTATGCTATTGGTAAGTATATCAAATCGCACAAAGTTGCATACTACGCGACGTGGATCTACGGGATCCTGTCGTTGTTCCTCAATGATCGGTATCGGAGCTTCAAGTTTGGTGTGAACTTTGTGGACTATGGGTTCAAGGGAATCATCGAGAGATGGGATGTATTTTACAATTTTACGTTGTTGAGAATGCtttcgttcaacttggattACTTGGAGAGGAAACAGGCGTTGTACGACTCAAAGAAGGAGATCAAGGAAGATAAACTAGTAGGTCTTGATGACAGACAACGCTTGAGTGCTCCTTTTGATATCGGAGAATACAGCTTGTTCAACTACGTTGCTTACTTGACATACACTCCCTTGTTTATTGCTGGCCCAATATTGACGTTCAACGATTATTTGTACCAATCGAACTACGAGACTCTTGCGTCTGTTAAGAATCACAAACGGACGTTTGTGTATGGAGTTCGGTTTTTATTCTGTGTGCTTGTGATGGAATTCTTGTTACACTTCATCTACGTTGTGGCAGTTTCCAAGGCTAAGGCGTGGACTGGCGATACTCCGTTCCAAATTTCCATGATTGGgttattcaacttgaacattaTCTGgctcaagttgttgattccTTGGAGGATGTTTAGGCTTTGGGCGTTGATCGATGGGATTGATCCACCAGAGAATATGATCAGGTGTATGGACAACAACTACTCGGCATTGGCATTCTGGAGGGCTTGGCACCGGTCGTTCAACAGGTTTATCGTCAGGTATATCTACGTTCCTATGGGAGGTGGAGGACAGAACCGGATCCTTAACAGCTTACTTGTGTTCAGCTTCGTGGCCATTTGGCACGACATCgagttgaagttattgTTATGGGGATGGCTCGTAGTATTATTTTTATTACCTGAAATCACTGCCACCTTATACTTCCAGAAGTACCTGGGAAAATGGTGGTTCAGATACTTGTGTAGTGTGGGTGCGGTTTTAAACATctggatgatgatgatagCTAACTTGTTTGGGTTCTGCTTGGGAAAGGACGGTACCACTTTGTTATTGAGAGAGATCTTTGAGACTTTTGACGGTATCAAGTTTTTTGTGGTGTCCCTGGCCGTgctttttgcagccacGCAGGTGATGTTTGAGATGAGAAATAGTGAGAGGCGGAAGGGCATCGATGTGAGGTGCTAA
- a CDS encoding uncharacterized protein (COG:S; EggNog:ENOG503P8E3) — MAPPTPVYDRFDILTRYGEKLDNPDKYQCSLKSLVQSECTFKLSNPGLPPEVICLPFKRLFQRCLVPTTIVQDGKRIKADKWVNIEVTHEHTNRGLFHDPKYDSNVKKFLQAEKDLSRMLQDE; from the coding sequence atggctCCACCCACTCCCGTGTACGACAGGTTTGACATCCTCACCCGATACGGCGAGAAACTTGATAACCCTGACAAGTACCAGTGCCTGTTGAAGTCGCTAGTTCAAAGTGAATGTACCTTCAAACTCTCTAACCCCGGCCTACCCCCCGAAGTCATATGCCTCCCGTTCAAAAGGTTGTTCCAGCGGTGTTTAGTTCCGACAACCATAGTCCAGGATGGTAAAAGAATCAAGGCTGATAAATGGGTCAACATTGAAGTGACTCATGAGCACACAAATCGAGGCCTTTTCCATGATCCGAAGTACGACTCGAACGTCAAGAAATTTTTGCAAGCGGAAAAGGACTTGAGCCGAATGCTACAAGATGAATAA
- the MMS2 gene encoding E2 ubiquitin-conjugating protein mms2 (EggNog:ENOG503P28S; BUSCO:EOG09264UD3; COG:O) has translation MSKIPRNFKLLEELEKGEKGLSAESISYGLSNQDDITMTHWNGTILGPPHSTHENRIYSLTIICDDKYPDKPPQVQFVSKINLPCVDSNGYVNPDKFDTLQNWKRSYSMETVLLELRRSMASPAHKKLHQPPEGSTYD, from the exons ATGTCTAAAAT TCCAAGAAACTTTAAGCTTTTagaagagttggagaaggGCGAAAAGGGGTTGAGTGCCGAGTCGATTTCATATGGGTTGAGTAATCAAGATGACATTACCATGACCCACTGGAACGGTACCATATTGGGCCCCCCACATTCCACCCATGAGAACAGGATATACTCGTTGACAATCATCTGCGACGACAAGTACCCAGACAAACCACCCCAGGTGCAATTTGTTTCAAAGATCAACTTGCCGTGCGTCGATAGCAACGGGTATGTAAACCCAGATAAATTCGATACATTGCAGAACTGGAAAAGAAGCTATTCCATGGAAACCGTATTGTTGGAGTTAAGAAGAAGCATGGCGTCGCCTGCCCACAAGAAGTTGCACCAGCCACCCGAAGGTTCCACATATGACTGA